A DNA window from Stutzerimonas stutzeri contains the following coding sequences:
- a CDS encoding oxidoreductase, translated as MYLTPQRILLAGATGLTGEHLLDRLLNEPTVERVLAPTRRPLAAHQRLDNPIDELLTLLPTLSGEIDTAFCCLGSTLKQAGTQDAFRAIDHDLVLAFARRAKEMGARHLLVISSLGANPDSSIFYLKVKGEMEAALQQQDWPQLTIARPSQLIGPRLEPRLSERIAAPLSQLLPGKYHGIETCTLARALWRLALEEGEGVRIVESDELRKLGK; from the coding sequence ATGTATTTGACGCCCCAGCGTATTTTGCTTGCCGGCGCCACCGGACTGACTGGCGAGCACCTGCTCGATCGCCTGCTCAACGAACCCACCGTCGAACGTGTGCTGGCGCCCACGCGCAGGCCGCTGGCCGCCCATCAGCGCCTGGACAACCCGATCGATGAGCTGCTGACCTTGCTGCCCACCCTCAGCGGCGAGATCGATACAGCATTTTGCTGCCTGGGCAGCACGCTCAAGCAGGCCGGCACGCAGGATGCGTTCCGCGCCATCGACCACGACCTGGTATTGGCCTTCGCCCGGCGGGCCAAGGAGATGGGCGCCCGCCATTTGCTGGTGATCAGCTCACTGGGCGCCAACCCGGACAGCTCGATCTTCTACCTCAAGGTCAAAGGCGAAATGGAAGCGGCGCTGCAGCAACAGGACTGGCCGCAGCTGACCATTGCGCGACCGTCGCAGCTGATTGGTCCACGCCTGGAGCCACGGCTTAGTGAACGCATCGCCGCTCCGCTATCGCAATTGCTGCCAGGCAAGTACCACGGTATCGAAACGTGCACGCTGGCTCGCGCGCTATGGCGACTGGCACTGGAAGAAGGCGAAGGCGTACGCATCGTCGAATCGGACGAGCTGCGCAAGTTGGGGAAATAA
- a CDS encoding CidA/LrgA family protein yields MLLRGLTWLVAFQLLGTVLNVLFLPMLPGPIIGLVLLFAGLLARGRASESLQLAASSLLRYLPLLLVPPAVGVMAYTEAILKDFWAIVGVLVISLLLSLIFTGWLMQTLIRRKQRRKEAA; encoded by the coding sequence ATGCTGCTCAGAGGTCTGACCTGGCTGGTCGCATTCCAGTTGCTCGGCACCGTACTCAATGTGCTGTTCCTGCCCATGCTGCCGGGGCCGATCATAGGGCTGGTGCTGTTGTTTGCCGGCCTGCTGGCGCGCGGCAGGGCAAGTGAATCGCTGCAACTGGCCGCCAGCAGTCTGTTGCGCTATCTACCGCTCTTGCTGGTGCCGCCGGCGGTGGGGGTGATGGCTTATACCGAGGCAATTCTCAAGGACTTCTGGGCCATCGTCGGCGTACTGGTGATCTCGCTGCTGCTTTCGCTGATTTTCACCGGTTGGCTGATGCAGACGCTGATCCGCCGCAAGCAGCGCCGCAAGGAGGCCGCATGA
- a CDS encoding LrgB family protein encodes MIELNWYAAWQALIHHPLFGVGITLAVFQLAYAAYEKTRWVFLQPVLVSMTMIVGILLLCGIDYDEYRISAQWLTLLLGPATVALAVPLYLNLRRIRELFGPIVITLLFAGVFATALGMALAWLFGADRMILMTLAPKSVTSPIAMLVAEQIGGVVALAAVFVMITGVLGAILGPELLRRFGVQHPAARGIALGLTAHAVGTAQALQESDECGAFAALAMSLMGVMTAVLLPLVVALLL; translated from the coding sequence ATGATTGAATTGAATTGGTATGCCGCCTGGCAGGCGCTGATCCATCATCCACTGTTCGGTGTGGGTATTACCCTGGCCGTATTTCAGCTGGCCTATGCCGCGTATGAGAAGACCCGCTGGGTATTCCTGCAGCCGGTGCTGGTGTCGATGACGATGATCGTCGGCATCCTCCTGCTGTGTGGCATCGACTATGACGAATATCGCATCAGTGCGCAGTGGCTAACGCTTTTGCTGGGGCCGGCCACCGTCGCCCTGGCCGTGCCGCTGTACCTGAACCTGCGACGGATCCGCGAGCTGTTCGGGCCAATCGTGATCACCTTGCTGTTTGCCGGTGTGTTCGCCACGGCGCTGGGCATGGCGCTGGCCTGGCTGTTCGGCGCCGACCGGATGATCCTGATGACCCTGGCGCCGAAGTCGGTGACCTCGCCGATCGCCATGCTGGTGGCCGAGCAGATTGGCGGCGTGGTGGCCCTGGCTGCGGTGTTCGTGATGATCACCGGAGTGCTCGGTGCGATTCTCGGTCCGGAACTGTTGCGCCGCTTTGGCGTTCAGCATCCTGCAGCCCGTGGCATTGCGCTCGGGCTGACTGCCCACGCCGTGGGCACCGCGCAAGCGCTGCAGGAAAGCGACGAATGCGGTGCCTTCGCGGCGTTGGCCATGAGCCTGATGGGGGTGATGACCGCGGTGCTGTTGCCGTTGGTGGTGGCCCTGTTGCTGTGA
- a CDS encoding LON peptidase substrate-binding domain-containing protein has protein sequence MRLPLFPLDTVLFPGCALDLQIFEARYLDMVSQCLKAGHGFGVVHILAGSEVGAAPTSFARVGCEALIRDWQQLPNGLLGIRVEGGRRFDVQSSEVLRDQLTVAEVAWRSEPDPQPLAEQHADLIVLLAALGQHPMVKTLGLGGAVSDQASLASQLAYLLPFEPEQKIELLGLDEPEQQLEQIQGLLELLQDGA, from the coding sequence ATGAGATTGCCGTTGTTTCCGCTGGATACCGTGCTGTTCCCCGGTTGCGCCCTCGACCTGCAGATTTTCGAGGCGCGCTATCTCGACATGGTCAGTCAGTGCCTCAAGGCAGGGCATGGCTTTGGTGTCGTGCATATTCTCGCTGGCAGTGAAGTAGGTGCCGCGCCGACATCCTTCGCCAGGGTCGGTTGCGAGGCATTGATTCGCGATTGGCAGCAGCTGCCCAACGGGCTGTTGGGCATTCGCGTGGAGGGTGGGCGGCGGTTCGACGTCCAGTCATCCGAGGTGCTGCGCGACCAGCTGACCGTCGCCGAGGTTGCCTGGCGCAGCGAGCCCGATCCGCAGCCGCTGGCCGAGCAACACGCTGACCTGATCGTCCTGCTTGCAGCGCTCGGCCAGCACCCGATGGTGAAAACCCTGGGCCTGGGCGGCGCGGTGAGCGACCAGGCATCCCTGGCCAGCCAGCTGGCCTACCTGCTGCCGTTCGAGCCGGAGCAGAAGATCGAACTGCTTGGGCTGGATGAGCCGGAGCAGCAGCTTGAGCAGATTCAAGGCCTGCTCGAGTTGCTGCAGGATGGGGCCTAA
- a CDS encoding C13 family peptidase, giving the protein MLRFLPFVLIGLLTACGEGEPLTPVNAVLPDGGRYRGDIVDGLLQGGGRIDYPNGSYYLGQFKDGQWHGLGTWHSATGDRYEGEFKQGLFDGLGRFSYAEGGVYEGEFKDGSMHGHGRFSQDGTVYEGEFRDNLYHGQGSLEYADGFSHHGQFRKGQPDGPGTRSDADGQLSGDFIAGSLKGEGSFVTSQGERYSGQFENDQFHGQGHYEDSAGNAWSGTFIHGELSGTGTHVADDGSRYSGQFRNWRYHGQGRLDRADGSFYAGGFRQGRFDGDGVLTQADGTEHRGIWRNDRQVRDEQGRALPDPLELALLDQGALLERAIGALPLSSPTQELYTLTVAGDGRQSVFMREADYVQKLLAERFAAHGQLSLVNHRDHLTDRPLATRENLARAIRALAERSGEEDLIFLYFTSHGSADHELVLNQPRLSLDDLPAADLAQLLAPLAGRNTVLVISACYSGGFIEPLKNEHTLIMTAARADRVSFGCSEQSDFTYFGRALFAEALQETDDIVQAFTLATAKVAEREQADDYQASEPQLWAPEPVVQRWQELQQRRATQ; this is encoded by the coding sequence ATGCTGCGTTTTCTTCCCTTCGTTCTGATCGGCCTGCTCACCGCCTGCGGTGAAGGCGAACCTCTCACGCCGGTCAATGCGGTGTTGCCGGATGGCGGCCGCTATCGCGGCGACATCGTCGACGGGCTGCTGCAAGGCGGCGGCCGCATCGACTATCCGAACGGCAGCTATTACCTCGGCCAGTTCAAGGACGGCCAGTGGCACGGTCTGGGCACCTGGCACAGCGCGACCGGCGACCGTTACGAGGGTGAGTTCAAGCAGGGTCTGTTCGACGGCCTCGGCCGTTTCAGCTATGCCGAGGGCGGCGTCTACGAGGGCGAATTCAAGGACGGCAGCATGCATGGCCATGGGCGCTTCAGCCAGGACGGCACGGTCTATGAAGGTGAGTTCCGCGACAACCTTTACCACGGCCAGGGCAGTCTGGAATACGCCGACGGCTTCAGTCATCACGGCCAGTTCCGCAAAGGCCAGCCGGATGGCCCCGGCACACGCAGCGACGCCGATGGCCAGCTCAGTGGCGACTTCATCGCCGGCAGCCTGAAGGGCGAAGGCAGCTTCGTGACCAGTCAGGGCGAGCGCTACAGCGGGCAGTTCGAAAACGATCAGTTCCACGGCCAGGGTCACTACGAAGACAGCGCGGGCAATGCCTGGAGCGGTACCTTCATCCACGGCGAGCTAAGCGGCACTGGCACACATGTCGCTGACGACGGTAGCCGCTACAGCGGTCAGTTCCGCAACTGGCGCTACCACGGCCAGGGTCGCCTCGATCGCGCCGACGGCAGCTTCTATGCCGGCGGCTTCCGTCAGGGCCGCTTCGACGGCGATGGCGTACTGACCCAGGCGGATGGCACCGAACATCGCGGCATCTGGCGCAACGACAGGCAGGTGCGCGACGAACAAGGGCGCGCCCTGCCAGACCCCCTCGAACTTGCCCTGCTCGACCAGGGCGCTCTGCTTGAACGTGCCATAGGAGCGCTACCGCTTTCCAGCCCAACCCAGGAGCTTTACACGCTTACGGTTGCCGGCGACGGCCGCCAGAGCGTGTTCATGCGCGAGGCCGACTATGTGCAAAAACTGCTCGCCGAGCGCTTCGCCGCCCACGGCCAGCTCAGCCTGGTCAACCATCGTGACCATCTGACCGACCGCCCGCTGGCGACTCGGGAAAACCTGGCCCGGGCGATTCGCGCGCTAGCCGAACGCAGCGGCGAGGAGGATCTGATATTTCTCTATTTCACCAGCCACGGTTCGGCCGATCACGAACTGGTGCTGAACCAGCCACGCCTCTCGCTGGACGACTTGCCCGCAGCCGATCTGGCGCAACTGCTCGCGCCACTCGCCGGGCGCAACACCGTTTTGGTCATTTCGGCCTGCTATTCCGGTGGTTTCATCGAGCCATTGAAGAATGAGCACACCCTGATCATGACCGCCGCTCGCGCTGATCGGGTCTCCTTCGGCTGCTCCGAGCAGAGCGACTTCACCTACTTCGGCCGCGCGCTGTTCGCCGAAGCGCTGCAGGAAACCGACGATATCGTGCAGGCCTTCACGCTGGCCACGGCAAAGGTTGCCGAACGCGAGCAGGCCGACGACTATCAAGCATCGGAACCGCAGCTGTGGGCGCCTGAACCGGTCGTCCAACGCTGGCAGGAACTGCAGCAGCGGCGTGCCACCCAATGA
- a CDS encoding trans-aconitate methyltransferase, with protein MPVSVLTRLPILRALLAQLLALLVVWLLLLGLAGMLGVRPSLVVVALAQGCLAALIGARLGLSVWWLAINLMFVPGLVLLRDLDVPGWIPLGAFSLLLLLNWNAFTERVPLYLTGREAERRLRSRLAALPTDFRYIDLGSGLAGSLSRLARDFPAAQFIGVETAPLTFGLSWLRCLPRRNCHIRLLSLWRVDLGEYDVVYCFLSPAPMPALWNKARTEMRPGALLISNSFAVPGVEPFEVLQLDDWRSSRLLIWYPGSTAPDGVDTSG; from the coding sequence ATGCCCGTCTCTGTCCTTACTCGCTTGCCGATCCTGCGTGCGCTGCTGGCCCAGTTGCTGGCGCTGCTGGTTGTCTGGCTGCTGTTGCTTGGCCTGGCCGGCATGCTCGGCGTACGCCCGAGTCTTGTCGTTGTCGCACTGGCGCAGGGTTGTCTGGCTGCGCTGATCGGAGCCCGGCTCGGGCTATCGGTCTGGTGGCTGGCAATCAACCTGATGTTCGTCCCTGGCTTGGTTTTGCTGCGCGATCTGGATGTGCCAGGCTGGATTCCGCTGGGCGCGTTCTCGTTATTGCTGCTGCTGAACTGGAACGCCTTCACCGAGCGGGTGCCGCTCTACCTGACCGGTCGTGAAGCCGAGCGCCGGTTGCGCAGCCGGCTGGCCGCGCTGCCGACTGACTTCCGCTATATCGATCTGGGCAGCGGGCTGGCAGGTTCCTTGTCACGTCTGGCGCGAGACTTTCCGGCGGCACAGTTCATCGGCGTGGAAACCGCGCCGCTGACCTTCGGGCTGTCCTGGTTGCGCTGTCTGCCGCGACGTAACTGCCATATCCGTCTGCTCAGTCTATGGCGTGTCGATCTCGGCGAGTACGACGTGGTCTATTGCTTCCTTTCGCCGGCGCCCATGCCGGCCTTGTGGAACAAGGCGCGCACCGAGATGCGCCCCGGCGCGCTGTTGATCAGCAACAGCTTCGCGGTGCCAGGGGTCGAGCCCTTCGAAGTGCTGCAGCTCGATGATTGGCGCAGTTCGCGGCTGCTGATCTGGTACCCAGGCAGTACGGCACCTGACGGCGTCGATACGAGCGGCTAA
- the rsgA gene encoding small ribosomal subunit biogenesis GTPase RsgA, whose translation MAKRQLNRRQNWRIEKIQEERAARASRRESRALEELEGGDLGPEQTGLVIAHFGVQVEVEALEGEQSGQVFRCHLRANLPALVTGDRVVWRPGNQGIGVIVAQLPRHSELCRPDTRGQLKPVAANVDLIVIVFAPLPEPHANLIDRYLVAAEHAGITPLLLLNKADLIDADNEAALNRLLDVYRQLNYPLLEVSAHGGGGMDALKARLDGHVSVFVGQSGVGKSSLVNSLLPGVDTRVGALSELTGKGTHTTTTARLFHFPGGGELIDSPGIREFGLGHVSRDDVEAGFIEFQDLLGHCRFRDCKHDREPGCALLQALEDGRIQPQRMASYRHILSSLPEPEY comes from the coding sequence ATGGCCAAACGCCAACTCAACCGCCGGCAGAACTGGCGCATCGAGAAAATTCAGGAAGAGCGCGCCGCCCGCGCTTCGCGCCGCGAAAGCCGTGCATTGGAAGAACTCGAAGGCGGCGACCTTGGCCCGGAGCAGACCGGGCTGGTGATTGCGCATTTCGGTGTGCAGGTCGAGGTCGAAGCGCTGGAGGGCGAGCAGAGCGGACAGGTGTTCCGCTGCCACCTACGCGCCAACCTGCCAGCGCTGGTCACCGGGGATCGCGTGGTCTGGCGCCCTGGCAACCAGGGCATTGGCGTCATCGTCGCGCAACTGCCGCGACACTCGGAACTCTGCCGACCGGACACCCGCGGCCAGCTCAAGCCGGTGGCGGCGAATGTCGACCTGATCGTCATCGTCTTCGCCCCGCTACCCGAGCCCCATGCCAACCTGATCGACCGCTACCTGGTCGCCGCCGAGCACGCCGGTATCACTCCGCTGCTGCTGCTGAACAAGGCCGACCTGATCGACGCGGACAACGAGGCAGCGCTGAACCGCCTGCTGGACGTCTATCGGCAGCTGAATTATCCCTTGCTGGAAGTCTCTGCCCACGGTGGCGGCGGCATGGATGCGCTCAAGGCACGACTCGACGGGCATGTCAGTGTTTTTGTCGGGCAATCCGGGGTGGGCAAATCCTCGCTGGTGAACAGCCTGCTGCCGGGCGTCGATACCCGCGTCGGCGCGCTGTCGGAGTTGACCGGCAAGGGCACCCATACCACCACCACGGCACGGCTTTTCCACTTTCCCGGTGGAGGTGAGCTGATCGACTCGCCCGGCATCCGCGAATTCGGCCTCGGCCATGTCAGTCGAGACGATGTCGAAGCGGGCTTCATCGAATTCCAAGATTTGCTCGGCCATTGCCGCTTCCGCGACTGCAAGCATGATCGCGAACCCGGTTGCGCGCTGCTCCAGGCACTGGAAGACGGACGCATCCAGCCGCAACGCATGGCCAGCTATCGGCACATACTCAGCAGCCTGCCAGAGCCCGAATATTGA
- the orn gene encoding oligoribonuclease, whose translation MQNPQNLIWIDLEMTGLDPDTDVIIEMATIVTDSQLNVLAEGPVIAVHQSDETLARMDEWNTRQHGGSGLTQRVRESKISTAEAEQMTLAFLEQWVPKGKSPICGNSICQDRRFLYRRMPKLEAYFHYRNLDVSTLKELAVRWAPQIMEGFNKSGTHLALDDIRDSIAELRHYREHFIKV comes from the coding sequence ATGCAGAACCCGCAAAATTTGATCTGGATCGACCTGGAAATGACCGGTCTGGACCCGGATACCGACGTCATCATCGAGATGGCGACCATCGTTACCGACAGTCAGCTCAACGTGCTCGCCGAAGGGCCGGTGATCGCGGTGCACCAGAGCGACGAAACGCTGGCGCGCATGGATGAGTGGAATACCCGCCAGCATGGCGGCTCGGGTCTGACTCAACGGGTGCGTGAGAGCAAGATTTCCACTGCAGAGGCCGAGCAAATGACTTTGGCCTTTCTGGAGCAATGGGTACCCAAGGGTAAGTCGCCCATCTGCGGCAACAGCATCTGCCAGGACCGGCGCTTCCTCTACCGACGGATGCCGAAGCTGGAAGCGTATTTTCACTACCGCAACCTGGACGTGTCGACACTCAAGGAGCTGGCGGTACGCTGGGCGCCGCAGATCATGGAAGGCTTCAACAAGAGTGGCACTCACCTGGCGCTCGACGACATTCGTGACTCTATCGCCGAGCTGCGCCATTACCGCGAGCATTTCATCAAGGTCTGA
- the motB gene encoding flagellar motor protein MotB, producing the protein MDNTQPIIVKRVKKVAAGHHGGAWKIAFADFATAMMAFFLVMWLMSSATPEQKKLISGYFQDPIGFTESASPHVIDLGGTPTPSPDRTLNQELEPAQKEAQIDSEQAETFAEQLERERLDLVLQELQNKVDESPELQKFKDQILFEITQDGLRIQIMDAANRPMFALGSAQLQPYFEDILLALVDTIAAVPNKISVSGHTDAKPFSGRGDFGNWELSAGRANAARRTLVIGGYPEDQIARVVGYASSALFDRQDPLNPVNRRIDILVLTKKAQRSIEGEQPDAAGRPDAEGAVPAVEDPLQAPELRERLNIFEDGVLQFSQPGAR; encoded by the coding sequence ATGGACAATACTCAACCGATCATCGTCAAGCGGGTCAAGAAGGTCGCTGCCGGCCATCATGGTGGTGCCTGGAAGATCGCTTTTGCTGACTTCGCCACGGCAATGATGGCGTTCTTTCTGGTGATGTGGCTGATGAGTTCGGCCACGCCGGAACAGAAGAAACTCATTTCCGGCTACTTTCAGGACCCGATCGGCTTCACCGAGAGTGCCAGCCCGCACGTCATCGATTTGGGCGGCACGCCAACGCCCTCCCCGGATCGCACGCTCAATCAGGAGCTGGAGCCGGCGCAGAAGGAAGCGCAGATTGACAGCGAGCAGGCCGAGACTTTTGCCGAGCAACTGGAGCGCGAGCGTCTCGATCTCGTACTGCAAGAGCTGCAGAACAAAGTTGACGAGAGCCCTGAGCTGCAGAAGTTCAAGGACCAGATCCTCTTCGAAATCACCCAGGACGGCCTGCGCATCCAGATCATGGATGCCGCGAATCGGCCAATGTTTGCCCTCGGCAGCGCGCAGCTGCAGCCGTACTTCGAAGACATCCTGCTGGCACTGGTGGATACCATCGCGGCGGTGCCGAACAAGATCAGCGTAAGCGGGCATACGGATGCCAAGCCGTTTTCCGGCCGTGGCGACTTTGGCAACTGGGAGCTCTCGGCGGGCCGCGCCAATGCGGCCCGGCGTACATTGGTCATCGGCGGCTACCCGGAGGATCAGATCGCCCGGGTGGTGGGCTACGCCTCATCGGCGTTGTTCGACCGCCAAGACCCGCTCAATCCGGTCAACCGTCGAATCGATATTCTCGTACTGACCAAGAAGGCGCAGCGTTCTATCGAGGGCGAGCAACCCGATGCGGCCGGACGACCTGATGCCGAAGGCGCTGTGCCTGCAGTCGAAGACCCGCTGCAAGCGCCAGAACTACGCGAGCGGCTGAATATCTTCGAAGACGGCGTGCTGCAGTTCAGTCAGCCTGGGGCTCGCTAA
- a CDS encoding MaoC family dehydratase, with product MPQVPVGQLKDYIGKELGHSEWLTVDQERVNQFADCTGDHQFIHIDSEKAAQTPFGGTIAHGFLSLSLLPMLSGDLLVVPEGIKMGVNYGLDSLRFIQPVRVGSRVRLGLTLIDAHEKNPGQWLLKARAVMEIEGSEKPAYIAETLALCIL from the coding sequence ATGCCACAGGTACCCGTTGGACAGCTCAAGGACTACATCGGCAAGGAACTGGGCCATTCCGAATGGCTGACCGTCGACCAGGAGCGCGTCAACCAGTTCGCCGACTGCACCGGTGACCACCAGTTCATCCACATCGATAGCGAGAAAGCCGCCCAGACGCCCTTCGGCGGCACCATCGCCCATGGCTTCCTTTCGCTGTCGTTGCTGCCGATGCTCTCTGGCGACCTGCTTGTGGTACCGGAAGGCATCAAAATGGGCGTCAACTACGGCCTGGACAGCCTGCGCTTCATCCAACCAGTGCGCGTCGGCTCGCGGGTGCGCCTGGGGCTCACACTGATAGATGCCCACGAGAAAAATCCCGGGCAGTGGCTGCTCAAGGCCCGCGCGGTTATGGAGATCGAAGGCTCGGAGAAACCGGCCTACATCGCCGAAACCCTGGCCCTGTGCATTCTCTGA